A single region of the Sphingomonas sp. LY29 genome encodes:
- the glyS gene encoding glycine--tRNA ligase subunit beta, producing the protein MSGRDFLLELLSEEIPARMQARARADLARLFADQLATAGLSHNGIVTYSTPRRLALIARGLPETTQAVSEEVKGPRTSAPPQAFEGFLRKTGLTQDQLTNRDGVWFAVIDKPGRATADVLAKAVADVVRDFPWPKSMRWGEASASSASMRWVRPLHSIVALFGEEIVPVEIDAVTCGAATLGHRFHHPGAITIGGAHDYVEKLRACHVLVDQEERETIIRDGAIEAAENAGFLLVEDEGLVIENAGLTEWPVPLLGSFDPDYLDVPEEVIQLSARTNQKYFVIRDGQGKLAPHFVCTANIAANDGGTAIVAGNERVLTARLSDARFFWEQDLKVPLESQAAKLGQIVFHEKLGTVADKVDRVAKLARWLAEEGIVTGADPALAERAARLAKADLVTGMVGEFPELQGVVGGYLARAQGEPDAVADAVRDHYKPVGQGDEVPTAPVTVAVSLADKLDSLQSFFAAGMHPTGSKDPFALRRSAIGLLALMIENDVRLPVGSEHGLFDFLVDRLKVQQRDAGVRHDVIDAVVSSGNERLFVPLLARVSALQSFLGTSDGTNLLAGYKRAANILKKENWSGGGVMSTRGSQGIAQTGEEDPLSEVEEPAIADAVAEMADRRAHLMGTLLPEEAALIDALDSAEPKASVGIHGEDYTSAMAALALLRAPIDTFFDAVTVNDADRAVRARRLDLLARFRDAVHRVADFSKIEG; encoded by the coding sequence ATGAGCGGTCGCGACTTTCTCCTCGAACTCTTGTCGGAAGAAATTCCTGCGCGGATGCAGGCACGTGCCCGCGCCGACCTCGCGCGGCTGTTCGCGGATCAATTGGCGACTGCGGGTCTCTCGCATAACGGGATCGTCACCTATTCAACGCCTCGCAGGCTGGCGCTGATCGCCCGCGGACTTCCCGAGACGACGCAGGCGGTGTCGGAAGAGGTCAAAGGGCCGCGCACCTCCGCCCCGCCTCAGGCGTTTGAGGGCTTCCTTCGCAAGACGGGCCTCACCCAGGATCAGTTGACCAACCGCGACGGCGTGTGGTTCGCCGTCATCGACAAACCCGGGCGGGCGACTGCCGACGTGCTCGCCAAGGCCGTGGCCGATGTCGTTCGCGATTTTCCTTGGCCCAAGTCGATGCGCTGGGGCGAGGCGTCAGCATCGTCGGCGTCAATGCGCTGGGTTCGTCCGCTTCATTCGATCGTGGCGCTGTTCGGCGAGGAGATCGTTCCGGTCGAGATCGATGCAGTCACGTGCGGCGCTGCGACGCTTGGCCATCGCTTTCACCATCCCGGTGCCATCACGATCGGCGGCGCGCACGACTATGTCGAAAAGCTGCGCGCCTGCCATGTCCTCGTTGACCAGGAAGAGCGTGAGACGATCATCCGCGACGGCGCGATCGAGGCAGCGGAAAATGCCGGCTTCCTGCTCGTCGAGGACGAAGGCCTCGTCATCGAGAATGCCGGGCTGACCGAATGGCCGGTACCGCTGCTCGGCAGCTTCGATCCCGACTACCTCGACGTGCCCGAGGAAGTGATTCAGCTCAGCGCGCGCACCAATCAGAAATACTTCGTCATCCGCGACGGGCAGGGGAAGCTTGCGCCGCACTTCGTCTGCACCGCGAACATTGCCGCCAACGACGGCGGAACCGCCATCGTCGCTGGCAACGAGCGCGTACTCACTGCACGGCTCAGCGACGCGCGCTTCTTCTGGGAGCAGGACCTCAAGGTGCCGCTCGAAAGCCAGGCCGCGAAGCTTGGGCAGATCGTGTTTCACGAAAAGCTCGGCACCGTTGCGGACAAGGTCGATCGGGTCGCGAAGCTGGCGCGCTGGCTCGCTGAAGAGGGCATCGTCACAGGCGCTGATCCCGCACTGGCCGAGCGCGCTGCCCGGCTGGCGAAGGCGGATCTTGTCACAGGGATGGTCGGCGAATTTCCCGAATTGCAGGGCGTGGTCGGCGGCTACCTTGCGCGCGCGCAAGGCGAGCCAGATGCGGTCGCCGATGCGGTTCGCGACCATTACAAGCCGGTAGGTCAGGGCGACGAAGTGCCAACCGCGCCAGTCACGGTTGCCGTTAGCCTCGCCGACAAGCTAGATTCGCTGCAGTCGTTTTTCGCCGCCGGGATGCACCCGACCGGATCGAAGGACCCCTTCGCGCTTCGCCGCTCCGCGATCGGTCTGCTCGCCTTGATGATCGAGAATGACGTCCGGCTTCCGGTCGGTAGCGAGCACGGCCTGTTCGATTTCCTGGTCGATCGCCTCAAGGTTCAGCAACGTGATGCTGGCGTCAGGCATGACGTGATCGATGCGGTGGTGTCGTCGGGCAACGAGCGTCTTTTCGTGCCGCTGCTCGCGCGCGTGTCGGCTCTGCAATCTTTCCTTGGCACTTCGGACGGCACCAACCTGCTCGCCGGCTACAAGCGTGCGGCCAACATCCTGAAAAAGGAGAATTGGAGCGGGGGCGGAGTCATGTCGACCCGTGGATCGCAAGGCATTGCGCAAACGGGTGAGGAAGATCCGCTGAGCGAGGTCGAGGAGCCCGCCATTGCCGATGCGGTGGCTGAGATGGCCGATCGCCGCGCGCATCTGATGGGAACGCTCTTGCCGGAGGAAGCGGCGCTGATCGACGCGCTGGACAGTGCCGAGCCGAAAGCGTCGGTGGGCATCCATGGTGAGGATTACACCTCGGCGATGGCGGCGCTGGCCTTACTGCGTGCGCCGATCGATACGTTTTTCGACGCAGTGACCGTCAACGATGCCGATCGGGCTGTGCGTGCCCGACGGCTCGATCTCCTCGCGCGGTTCCGCGACGCGGTTCACCGCGTCGCGGATTTCTCCAAGATCGAAGGCTGA
- a CDS encoding type II secretion system F family protein, which produces MTSPTGPTLLGFDVIFVATMLSAVATFAVLLALYAATTVKDPMARRVKALNERREQLKAGIVASTNKRKKLTNRNVAADRVRGILGSFRMLQDDQIQKTQMRLMQAGIRTKDLAFFIIFARFVMPVVLGAGAIVLIYVIDYFPDWAFYKKYGFVAATLVGSYKAPDIWLKNKVTKRSHAIRKGLPDALDLLVICAEAGLTVDAAFNRVAKELGKAYPELGDEFGLTAIELGFLAERRNAFENLANRVDLEAVRGVVTTMIQTEKYGTPLASALRVLSAEFRNERMMRAEEKAARLPAIMTIPLILFILPTLFIVILGPAACSISDNLMKG; this is translated from the coding sequence ATGACCTCTCCCACTGGACCGACCCTGCTTGGCTTCGACGTCATCTTCGTGGCGACGATGCTCAGCGCGGTCGCGACGTTCGCCGTCCTTCTCGCACTCTACGCTGCCACCACGGTCAAGGACCCGATGGCGCGCCGGGTCAAAGCGCTCAACGAACGCCGCGAGCAGCTGAAGGCGGGCATCGTCGCCTCGACCAACAAGCGGAAGAAACTGACCAACCGCAACGTCGCGGCCGATCGCGTCCGTGGCATCCTGGGCAGTTTCCGGATGCTGCAGGACGACCAGATCCAGAAGACGCAGATGCGGCTGATGCAGGCCGGCATTCGCACCAAGGACCTGGCCTTCTTCATCATCTTCGCGCGCTTCGTCATGCCGGTCGTGCTCGGTGCTGGCGCGATCGTGCTGATCTACGTCATCGACTATTTCCCCGACTGGGCCTTCTACAAGAAGTACGGCTTCGTCGCGGCGACGCTGGTCGGCAGCTACAAGGCGCCGGACATCTGGCTGAAGAACAAGGTGACCAAGCGCAGCCACGCGATCCGCAAGGGTTTGCCCGACGCGCTCGATCTTCTCGTCATCTGCGCCGAGGCTGGCCTGACCGTCGACGCCGCGTTCAACCGCGTCGCCAAGGAATTGGGCAAGGCTTATCCCGAGCTGGGCGACGAATTCGGCCTGACCGCCATCGAATTGGGCTTCCTTGCCGAACGCCGCAACGCGTTCGAGAATCTGGCCAATCGCGTCGACCTCGAGGCTGTGCGCGGCGTCGTGACCACCATGATCCAGACCGAGAAATACGGGACGCCCCTCGCCTCCGCGCTCCGTGTGCTGTCGGCCGAGTTCCGCAACGAGCGCATGATGCGTGCGGAAGAAAAGGCGGCTCGCCTGCCTGCGATCATGACCATCCCGCTGATCCTGTTCATTCTGCCGACCCTGTTCATCGTCATCCTGGGCCCGGCAGCCTGTTCGATCTCGGACAATCTGATGAAGGGCTAA
- a CDS encoding type II secretion system F family protein: protein MLTIIIVAVGILGVLLLGAKAVSGPNPRKAIKRRMELVKERHGDSALAANAQAQIRKLLQARNDRIDSFANTLIPKPALMRRRLEQTGKKISLGKYMLYSMGLAFVVMLLLLFQGAPFLLALFVGLFAGVGVPHFVVGFLIKKRLQKFNTNFPDAIELMVRGLRSGLPVTETLGIVASEIGGPVGVEFRAVSDKMKIGRTMEAALQETSDRLGTAEFQFFVITLAIQRETGGNLAETLSNLADVLRKRGQMLLKIRAMSSESKASAYIVGSLPFVVFTMVWMINPGYMAGFFSDERLIIAGIGGLCWMGMGVFIMAKMVNFEI from the coding sequence ATGCTTACAATCATCATCGTGGCGGTCGGCATTCTGGGCGTTCTCCTGCTCGGCGCCAAGGCGGTCAGTGGTCCCAATCCGCGCAAGGCGATCAAGCGCCGCATGGAACTGGTCAAGGAACGGCACGGCGATTCGGCGCTTGCTGCCAATGCGCAGGCTCAGATCCGCAAGCTGCTTCAGGCGCGGAACGACCGCATCGACAGCTTTGCCAACACCCTGATCCCGAAGCCGGCGCTGATGCGTCGGCGATTGGAGCAGACAGGCAAGAAGATCAGCCTCGGCAAGTACATGCTCTATTCGATGGGCCTCGCGTTCGTCGTCATGCTGCTGTTGCTGTTCCAGGGCGCTCCCTTCTTGCTGGCGCTTTTCGTTGGGCTGTTCGCCGGCGTCGGCGTTCCACACTTCGTGGTCGGTTTCCTGATCAAGAAGCGCCTGCAGAAATTCAATACGAACTTCCCCGATGCGATCGAACTGATGGTCCGCGGCCTTCGCTCGGGTCTTCCGGTCACGGAAACGCTGGGCATCGTCGCGAGCGAAATCGGTGGACCCGTGGGCGTCGAGTTCCGCGCGGTCAGCGACAAGATGAAGATTGGTCGCACGATGGAGGCCGCTCTTCAGGAAACTTCGGACCGTCTTGGCACCGCGGAATTTCAGTTCTTCGTCATCACGTTGGCGATCCAGCGCGAAACCGGCGGTAACCTGGCGGAAACGCTGTCCAACCTTGCCGACGTTCTGCGCAAGCGCGGGCAGATGCTGCTTAAGATCCGCGCGATGAGCTCGGAATCCAAGGCATCGGCCTACATCGTCGGATCGCTACCGTTCGTGGTCTTCACGATGGTGTGGATGATCAACCCTGGATACATGGCGGGCTTCTTCTCCGACGAGCGCCTGATCATCGCGGGCATCGGCGGCCTTTGCTGGATGGGCATGGGCGTCTTCATCATGGCCAAGATGGTCAACTTCGAGATCTGA
- a CDS encoding pilus assembly protein CpaE: MNAPFQARAGLRDPFTAFVCDDATADMLRPVAVEHGWSPEKVNKGGLRNAVQSLSVSASPNILFVDLSESADPLNDINALAEVCEPGTIVIAAGQVNDVRLYRDLVASGIHDYLLKPFTVDQLRDTFAHAQSILSGPRGEAQAEKPHVMTAVIGTRGGSGASTIATSLAWMLSEKSGRSTALLDLDVHFGTGALALDLEPGRGLTDAIENPSRIDGLFIERAMIRANERLSVLSAEAPLHQPLATDGAAFFQLQEEMKNAFESTVMDLPRQMLIQYPHMVHDAHVAVIVSELTLAATRDTIRVLAWLKSNAPQTKVIVAANRVPSGGALEISKKDFEQSIERQIDIFFPDDRKVAAQAAKLGKPMAEIATGKMAAPFAQLSNMVLSHASEEGAIPDTRNAAAKSLVGNLKSMLSKPKEKAA, translated from the coding sequence ATGAATGCTCCATTTCAGGCGCGTGCGGGTCTGCGTGACCCCTTCACCGCCTTCGTTTGCGACGACGCCACTGCCGACATGCTGCGCCCGGTTGCGGTCGAGCACGGCTGGTCGCCGGAAAAGGTCAACAAAGGCGGCCTCCGCAACGCGGTTCAGTCGCTGTCGGTGTCGGCCAGCCCCAACATCCTGTTCGTCGACCTCAGCGAATCCGCAGATCCGTTGAACGACATCAACGCGCTGGCCGAAGTTTGCGAGCCCGGCACGATCGTGATCGCGGCCGGACAGGTCAACGATGTCCGCCTGTATCGCGACCTCGTCGCCAGCGGCATCCACGACTATCTGCTCAAGCCGTTCACGGTCGACCAGCTGCGCGACACGTTCGCGCATGCCCAGTCGATCCTGTCGGGACCGCGCGGCGAAGCGCAGGCCGAGAAGCCGCACGTCATGACCGCGGTCATCGGCACGCGCGGCGGCAGCGGCGCTTCGACCATCGCCACCAGCCTGGCGTGGATGCTGAGCGAAAAGTCGGGGCGTTCGACTGCCCTGCTCGACCTCGACGTTCACTTCGGGACCGGCGCGCTCGCGCTCGACCTGGAGCCTGGCCGCGGCCTTACCGACGCGATCGAAAATCCGAGCCGCATCGACGGCCTGTTCATCGAACGTGCGATGATCCGCGCCAACGAACGCTTGTCGGTGCTGTCGGCCGAAGCGCCGCTTCACCAGCCGCTGGCGACTGACGGCGCGGCCTTCTTCCAGCTTCAGGAAGAAATGAAGAACGCGTTCGAATCGACGGTCATGGACCTGCCGCGCCAGATGCTGATCCAATATCCGCACATGGTGCACGACGCGCATGTCGCGGTGATCGTCAGCGAACTGACGCTTGCAGCGACGCGGGACACCATCCGGGTCCTTGCCTGGCTGAAGTCCAACGCGCCGCAGACCAAGGTCATCGTCGCTGCCAACCGCGTCCCCTCGGGTGGCGCGCTGGAAATCAGCAAGAAGGACTTTGAACAGTCGATCGAGCGCCAGATCGACATCTTCTTCCCCGACGACCGCAAGGTTGCCGCGCAGGCGGCGAAGTTGGGCAAGCCGATGGCCGAGATCGCGACCGGCAAGATGGCCGCGCCCTTCGCGCAGTTATCGAACATGGTACTGAGCCACGCCAGCGAGGAAGGGGCCATCCCCGACACGCGCAACGCGGCCGCGAAGAGCCTGGTCGGCAACCTGAAGTCGATGCTGTCGAAGCCCAAGGAAAAGGCTGCCTAA
- a CDS encoding CpaD family pilus assembly protein, whose translation MRRQFALLAFAVTAAGCSQNPATTRGVESINVPVISRADYVFDAATPDGTLSPNDAARLDAWFRSMQLGYGDTVYVDGVYADGARQDVSRIAGQYGLLVASGSPVTQGQVAPGSVRVVVTRTRASVPGCPNWSAPSQPNMYNATMSNFGCAVNNNLAAMIANPGDLVSGREGSGVSDAITAARAVQDYRTTAPTGKGGLKDISTKGEE comes from the coding sequence ATGCGCCGTCAATTCGCCCTGCTTGCTTTCGCGGTGACCGCGGCAGGCTGTTCGCAAAATCCTGCAACCACGCGCGGCGTGGAATCGATCAACGTGCCCGTCATTTCGCGCGCCGACTATGTGTTCGACGCCGCAACGCCCGACGGCACGCTGTCGCCGAACGACGCGGCGCGCCTCGACGCGTGGTTCCGGTCGATGCAGCTTGGCTATGGCGACACCGTCTATGTGGACGGCGTCTATGCCGACGGCGCCCGCCAGGACGTCTCGCGGATTGCGGGCCAATACGGCCTGCTCGTCGCGAGCGGTTCGCCCGTGACGCAGGGCCAGGTTGCGCCCGGGTCGGTCCGGGTCGTGGTTACCCGTACTCGCGCCAGCGTGCCGGGATGCCCCAACTGGAGCGCCCCGTCGCAGCCGAACATGTACAACGCGACGATGTCGAACTTCGGCTGCGCGGTGAACAACAACCTGGCGGCGATGATCGCCAACCCAGGCGATCTCGTCAGCGGCCGCGAAGGCAGCGGCGTCAGCGACGCCATCACTGCCGCGCGGGCCGTCCAGGATTACCGGACGACCGCACCGACCGGCAAGGGCGGCCTCAAAGACATCAGCACGAAGGGTGAAGAGTGA
- a CDS encoding type II and III secretion system protein family protein, with the protein MTSRKMIRRAPVGTALAALALCLGSVAVATPALAQSRAARPSETLTLSQNTGTLVRLSSPMSDVFIANDSIADVQVRSSTQLYVFGKSSGETTVYATDKSGRVVYAANVRVGTNAGSVGEMLRLAMPEASIQATPMNNLVLLTGTVSSPNDVEEAQRLVQAYVGTGTQVVSRLRSATPLQVMLKVKIAEVNRSLVKSIGVNLLSRDRGGGTLFGIGQGNPGTIGTPSTPTVPGTPTVFNTITNGTSLGLFGRVLGLDVLGTLDLAENDGLVSTLAEPNLTALSGETASFLAGGEFPIPISQSLGAVTIEYKQYGVGLAFTPYVLADGRISMRVRPEVSELSNEGSIRLNGYDVPALTTRRAETTVELGSGQSFMIAGLLRNANTNNISKAPFLGDLPILGALFRSTSYRRAETELVIIVTPYLVRPTSGQLALPTDGYRAPNTADMVLGGQTFQGVSAPRPVAVAPAPAITGTATTAAASPGFKL; encoded by the coding sequence ATGACGAGCCGTAAGATGATCCGCCGCGCACCCGTGGGCACCGCCCTCGCCGCGCTGGCCCTGTGCCTCGGCAGCGTTGCCGTCGCCACTCCCGCCCTTGCCCAGTCGCGCGCTGCGCGGCCGTCGGAAACGCTGACCCTGTCGCAGAACACCGGAACGCTGGTTCGCCTGTCGTCCCCGATGAGCGACGTGTTCATCGCCAACGACAGCATCGCCGACGTCCAGGTGCGCTCGTCCACCCAGCTCTATGTCTTCGGCAAGAGCTCGGGCGAAACGACCGTCTATGCGACCGACAAGTCGGGCCGCGTAGTCTACGCCGCCAACGTCCGTGTCGGCACCAATGCCGGATCGGTCGGCGAAATGCTGCGCCTGGCGATGCCGGAAGCAAGCATTCAGGCGACGCCGATGAACAACCTGGTCCTGCTGACCGGAACCGTTTCGTCGCCCAACGACGTCGAGGAGGCACAGCGCCTGGTTCAGGCCTATGTCGGCACCGGCACGCAGGTGGTCAGCCGCCTACGCTCGGCAACGCCGCTGCAGGTCATGCTCAAGGTCAAGATCGCGGAAGTAAACCGCAGCCTGGTCAAGTCGATCGGCGTCAATCTGTTGTCGCGCGATCGTGGCGGCGGAACGCTGTTCGGCATCGGCCAGGGCAACCCCGGCACGATCGGGACGCCGTCCACGCCCACGGTGCCGGGTACGCCGACGGTGTTCAACACGATCACCAACGGTACCTCGCTGGGACTGTTCGGTCGGGTTCTGGGCCTCGATGTCCTCGGTACGCTCGACCTTGCCGAAAATGACGGCCTCGTCTCGACGCTTGCCGAACCGAACCTCACCGCTCTGTCGGGTGAAACCGCCAGCTTCCTGGCCGGCGGCGAATTCCCGATCCCGATCTCGCAGAGCCTCGGCGCGGTGACGATTGAGTATAAGCAATATGGCGTCGGCTTGGCCTTCACGCCGTACGTGCTGGCCGACGGCCGCATCTCGATGCGCGTCCGCCCGGAAGTCAGCGAATTGTCGAACGAAGGGTCGATCCGGCTCAACGGATACGACGTTCCCGCACTGACGACGCGCCGCGCCGAAACGACCGTCGAACTGGGCTCGGGACAGAGCTTCATGATCGCCGGCCTGCTGCGCAACGCCAACACCAACAACATCAGCAAGGCCCCGTTCCTCGGCGACCTGCCGATCCTCGGCGCGCTGTTCCGCTCGACCAGCTATCGCCGGGCGGAAACCGAATTGGTGATCATCGTGACGCCGTACCTGGTGCGCCCGACCTCGGGCCAGCTGGCACTGCCGACGGATGGCTATCGCGCTCCGAACACCGCCGACATGGTCCTTGGTGGACAGACGTTCCAGGGTGTCTCGGCTCCGCGTCCGGTCGCCGTTGCTCCCGCTCCGGCCATCACCGGCACGGCGACGACCGCCGCCGCCAGCCCGGGCTTCAAGCTGTGA
- the cpaB gene encoding Flp pilus assembly protein CpaB produces the protein MDVKKVALLIGALVIAVVTAVMAKNMFAGAGADQANAAPVVPMGPKVLVARKALPVGTIIDAESLAFQAWPKELVQNAYYTEGTPEADMSKLLGTVVRNPVTAGQPLTRGALVGPNDRGFLAAALGPGMRAVTVPVSTTTGVGGFIFPGDRVDMMLTQDVTGGGEGPPLKVSETIVRNLRVLATDQRIDSKNEEGKTEVKTFTTVTLEATPRIAEKIAVSQSVGTLSLSLRSIADNTAELERAVAAGEVKVPAGANPAQERQMLLAIANRPADNNTTYVTGGDVSRFQRRSVPRAASAAPTSSDPMTKFANAMMGRQAGPMSTAASAGPAPVTGPVVRVSRGNNVTVVPVGGK, from the coding sequence ATGGACGTGAAGAAAGTTGCACTGCTCATCGGAGCCTTGGTCATCGCGGTGGTTACCGCCGTCATGGCCAAGAACATGTTTGCCGGCGCCGGGGCCGATCAGGCCAATGCCGCACCGGTCGTTCCGATGGGACCGAAAGTCCTGGTAGCCCGCAAGGCGCTGCCGGTCGGCACCATCATCGACGCCGAAAGCCTTGCCTTCCAGGCATGGCCCAAGGAGCTCGTCCAGAACGCCTATTACACCGAGGGTACGCCTGAAGCCGACATGTCGAAGCTTCTGGGCACCGTCGTTCGCAATCCGGTGACCGCGGGACAACCGCTGACCCGCGGCGCGCTCGTCGGCCCCAACGACCGCGGCTTTCTGGCCGCCGCGCTCGGGCCGGGCATGCGTGCCGTCACGGTTCCCGTGTCGACCACGACCGGCGTCGGCGGTTTCATCTTCCCGGGCGACCGCGTCGACATGATGCTGACCCAGGACGTGACCGGCGGCGGCGAAGGCCCGCCCCTGAAGGTTTCGGAAACGATCGTTCGCAACCTGCGTGTGCTCGCCACCGATCAGCGCATCGACAGCAAGAACGAGGAAGGCAAGACCGAGGTCAAGACCTTCACCACCGTCACGCTGGAGGCGACCCCGCGCATTGCGGAAAAGATCGCGGTCAGCCAGTCGGTCGGCACGCTGTCGCTGTCGCTCCGCTCGATCGCGGACAACACTGCCGAGCTCGAGCGCGCCGTCGCTGCGGGTGAGGTCAAGGTCCCGGCCGGCGCGAACCCGGCGCAGGAGCGCCAGATGCTCCTCGCCATCGCCAATCGTCCGGCCGACAACAACACGACCTATGTCACCGGCGGCGACGTGTCGCGCTTCCAGCGCCGCAGCGTCCCGCGGGCAGCGTCCGCGGCGCCGACATCGTCGGACCCGATGACCAAGTTCGCCAACGCCATGATGGGCCGCCAAGCCGGTCCGATGTCCACCGCCGCAAGCGCAGGTCCTGCGCCGGTGACCGGTCCGGTCGTCCGGGTTTCGCGCGGCAATAACGTCACCGTCGTTCCGGTGGGAGGCAAGTAA
- a CDS encoding A24 family peptidase, with protein sequence MNMQFTLILLILLAVLLVAAAAIDIATRTIPNWLNVTIAVLAPVYWLAAGIDFYPDVLERIGGAYLLFVAFFGLFCLGGMGGGDVKMGGALALWFAPLATLQLFVITCIAGGFVSGAAYFYHHKIARAEGKTEVPYGVAIAIGGLWLLAQRFLNQFA encoded by the coding sequence ATGAACATGCAATTCACCCTGATCTTGTTGATCCTGCTGGCGGTCCTCTTGGTCGCCGCGGCGGCCATCGACATCGCCACTCGGACGATTCCGAACTGGCTGAACGTGACGATTGCGGTGCTGGCGCCCGTCTACTGGTTGGCGGCGGGAATCGACTTCTATCCCGACGTGCTGGAGCGGATCGGCGGAGCGTATCTGCTGTTCGTCGCCTTCTTCGGCCTGTTCTGCCTGGGCGGAATGGGCGGCGGGGACGTCAAGATGGGGGGCGCACTCGCGCTCTGGTTCGCTCCGCTCGCAACCCTGCAGTTGTTCGTCATTACCTGCATCGCCGGCGGTTTCGTCAGCGGCGCGGCCTATTTTTACCATCACAAAATAGCGCGCGCAGAGGGGAAAACCGAAGTTCCCTACGGCGTCGCGATCGCAATCGGCGGGCTATGGTTACTCGCCCAACGGTTTCTTAACCAATTTGCCTGA
- a CDS encoding FAD-dependent oxidoreductase: MQHVDVLIVGAGIAGASLGARLAGLRSVLVIEAESHCGYHSTGRSAAFWQASLGGGTPEQQLSLRSRPMFDARWPSAPVDLLHPRGAVHLTGPSGEQVEHADELKGADRPVRLDRETLNRLVPGLRSQWSGAFYEKSCADIDVAAFHAACLAEIRRLGGSISTDRAFNGACRVGERWEMETPNGPVSASIIVDAAGAWGDAVAVAAGVKPLGLQPMRRTVVQLRVAKDGLRKIPFVTDLHASFYFKGEGDRSVWVCPLDETPSDPCDCAPEEIDVALAIDRFERAVDWPVEAVERKWSGLRTFAPDRRMKFGFDREAPDFFWCVGQGGMGIQTAPAASLLCASLILGEALPAELAGIDAAAFAP, encoded by the coding sequence ATGCAGCATGTCGATGTTCTGATCGTTGGGGCCGGGATCGCCGGCGCAAGCCTCGGCGCGCGCTTGGCGGGCCTTCGGTCGGTGCTGGTGATTGAGGCCGAGAGCCACTGCGGCTATCATTCGACCGGACGGTCGGCGGCTTTTTGGCAGGCAAGCCTTGGCGGCGGAACGCCGGAGCAACAACTCAGCCTGCGTTCCCGCCCAATGTTCGACGCGCGCTGGCCCTCGGCCCCCGTCGACCTGCTTCATCCCCGCGGAGCGGTGCACCTGACCGGTCCGTCCGGAGAGCAAGTCGAACATGCCGACGAGTTAAAAGGTGCCGATCGTCCGGTCCGGCTGGATCGCGAGACGCTGAACCGTCTGGTGCCGGGACTGCGCTCGCAATGGTCGGGTGCCTTTTACGAAAAGAGCTGCGCCGACATCGATGTCGCCGCTTTCCACGCCGCATGCCTCGCGGAAATTCGCAGGCTCGGCGGCTCGATCTCGACCGATCGTGCCTTTAACGGCGCTTGCCGGGTTGGCGAGCGGTGGGAAATGGAAACGCCGAACGGACCGGTTTCGGCCTCGATCATCGTCGATGCAGCCGGGGCGTGGGGCGACGCGGTCGCCGTTGCCGCGGGGGTTAAACCGCTCGGGCTTCAGCCGATGCGCAGGACCGTCGTCCAGTTGCGGGTAGCGAAAGACGGACTTCGCAAGATTCCGTTCGTCACCGACCTTCATGCCAGTTTCTATTTCAAGGGGGAGGGCGACCGAAGCGTGTGGGTGTGCCCGCTCGACGAAACGCCGTCCGACCCGTGCGATTGCGCGCCGGAGGAAATCGACGTTGCTCTTGCGATTGACCGGTTCGAGCGCGCCGTCGATTGGCCGGTCGAGGCGGTGGAACGAAAGTGGTCGGGGCTTCGCACCTTTGCCCCGGATCGGCGGATGAAGTTCGGCTTCGACCGCGAAGCCCCGGATTTCTTTTGGTGCGTGGGGCAGGGCGGCATGGGCATCCAGACCGCACCGGCGGCTTCCCTGTTGTGCGCGTCTCTCATTTTAGGGGAAGCGTTGCCGGCCGAGCTAGCTGGCATCGATGCTGCCGCGTTCGCTCCCTGA